GGAGAAGAGGAAGAACAGGAGGACGCTGAGTCCCTCGAAACGGAAAGTTCCGATGAGGACCGGAGAGAATTGGATCAAGGCGATCCGGGACGATCCGGGGAAGTGCGCGATGCACCATCTGTCAAGGACGGCGCCGGCGGCAACGGCGAGGAAACCGCCGACGAGAGCCAGTGGCGCATCAACCTGGTCCAGGCCGCCTCGCGGGCCCGGTCCATGGGCGATCTGCCGGCCGGCCTGGCGCGCATGATCGAACGGCTGCTCAGCCCGAAGCTGGACTGGCGGCAACTGCTCAACCGCTTTATCCAGGCGTCGGCACGCTCCGATTATGCCTGGATGCCGCCCAATCGGCGGTATCTTCACCAGAATCTTTACCTTCCGGCCATGCGCAGCACAGACCTGCCGGAGGTGGTGGTGGCCGTGGACACCTCAGGAAGCGTGACGGCTCGGGAACTGGACCAGTTCGCCGCAGAACTATCCGCCATTCTGGAAACCTGCGCCCAGACCGTCCATCTGCTCTATTGCGATACCCAAGTGGCGCAGGCGGAAACGGTCGGCCGGGAGGATTTGCCGCTTTCCCTGGTGCCGAAAGGCGGCGGCGGAACCGATTTCCGGCCGGCCTTCGACTGGGTGGAAAGACGCGGCCTTGCCCCCCTTTGCATGATTTACCTTACCGATCTGGCCTGCAACCGGTTTCCCCAACCGCCGCCCTACCCCGTCTTATGGGCTTGTGCAGGGGAAGTGGAAACGCCGCCACCTTTCGGACAGTGGCTGTCGTTGAACGATTGAAGCGGCAATGAGAAA
This window of the uncultured Desulfosarcina sp. genome carries:
- a CDS encoding VWA-like domain-containing protein; translation: MDKNVYQKVIQARASLVLDHPFFGHLALRMQLKEDASCDTAWSDGQTIAYNPLYIRILSREKLKGLMGHVVMHPACRHHLRRKDRDAGLWNMACDYAINWILIEAGLTLPDGYLDDPALRGKTADDIYVHLKMERSRDRSDNQDRSVEKQAMEAGEEVDVPDIESRSRHRRQTDASEGEEEEQEDAESLETESSDEDRRELDQGDPGRSGEVRDAPSVKDGAGGNGEETADESQWRINLVQAASRARSMGDLPAGLARMIERLLSPKLDWRQLLNRFIQASARSDYAWMPPNRRYLHQNLYLPAMRSTDLPEVVVAVDTSGSVTARELDQFAAELSAILETCAQTVHLLYCDTQVAQAETVGREDLPLSLVPKGGGGTDFRPAFDWVERRGLAPLCMIYLTDLACNRFPQPPPYPVLWACAGEVETPPPFGQWLSLND